TGCGATATCTGCAAGCCGGTGGCAGCGAGTGTGCTGGCCTCGACCTGGAATGACTTCGTGCTCAAGCCCGAACACGCGGGCCTGCAGGATTCAAACGACTACTTCCTCGGCAACATCCAGAAGGATGGCACGTATTCGGTGGTGCCGCGCATGCCGGGCGGCGAAGTGACGGCAGACGGCTTGATCGCAGTGGGGATGGTGGCGAAAAAGTACGGCCTGTACACCAAGATCACCGGCGGCCAGCGGGTGGACCTGTTTGGCGCGCGCGTGGAGCAGCTGCCCCTGATCTGGGAAGAGCTGATCGCGGCCGGCTTTGAATCCGGCCACGCCTACGGCAAGTCGCTGCGGACCGTGAAGTCGTGCGTCGGCTCGACCTGGTGCCGCTATGGCGTGGCCGACAGCGTGGGCTTTGCGATCGCGCTGGAGAACCGCTACAAGGGCTTGCGCACGCCGCACAAGATCAAGTTCGGCGTGTCCGGCTGCACGCGCGAGTGCGCCGAGGCGCAGGGCAAGGATGTGGGCCTGATCGCCACCGAGAAGGGCTGGAACCTGTACGTGTGCGGCAACGGCGGCATGAAGCCGCGCCACGCGGAATTGATCGCGTCCGACCTCGATGAGCAAACCGTGGTGCGCTACATCGACCGCTTCCTCATGTTCTACACCCGCACCGCCGACCGCCTGCAGCGCACCAGCGTCTGGCGCGACAACCTGGAAGGAGGCCTTGGCTACCTGCAGGACGTGATCATCGCCGACAAGCTTGGCCTGGCCGCGGAACTGGAAGCGGACATGGCCCATGTGGTGAGCACCTATGCGTGCGAATGGAAGGCGGCCGTCAGCGATCCCGCCACGCGCCAGCGCTTCCGCCACTTCGTCAACAGTGACCAGAGCGACCAGAACGTGATGTTCATGCCGGAGCGCGGACAGATCCGTCCCGCGACGGTGGAAGAACGCCGCCGCGTCATCCCCATTGCCATCAAGAGCGCCTGAAGGAGAAGCTTATGCACCGCGATATTCATTTCGATAGCTGGACCGCTGTTTGCGCGCTTGACGAGATCGTCCCCAATACCGGCGTATGCGCGCTGGTGGCGGGCCAGCAGGTGGCCGTATTTCACGTGGCCGGGGCCGACAATGCCGTGTTCGCGATCGGGAACTACGATCCCAACAGCGGCGCTTCCGTCATCTCGCGCGGACTGGTGGGCAACCTCGGTGAACGCATTGTCGTGGCCTCGCCCATCTACAAGCATCACTTTGACCTGGCCACCGGCGAATGCCTGGAGGCGCCCGAGCATTCGGTGCCCGCATACCGGGCGCGGATCGAAGCCGGCAAAGTGTGGGTAGGCCTATGAGAGCGCGCGGCAGCCATGCGGATGCACACGCGGCGCCCGTGCCGCCGCGCCAGTCGCTGGTAGTGATCGGGAACGGCATGGCCGGCATGCGCACGGTGGAGGAATTGCTGGCGCTGGCGCCGGACCTGTATGACATCACCGTGTTCGGCGCCGAGCCGCACGGGAACTACAACCGCATCCTGCTCTCGCCGGTGCTGGCCGGCGACAAGAGCATGGCCGACATCATGATACATACCAGGGAGTGGTATGCCGAAAACGGTATCACATTGCATGCGGGCGACCCGATTGTCCACATCGACCGGCGCCGGCGCCTGGTGCGCGCCAGGTCCGGGCGCGAAGTGTGGTACGACCGGCTCTTGATGGCAACCGGCTCGAACCCGTTCATCATCCCGGTGCCCGGTCACAAGCTGGCCGGGGTGATTGGTTTTCGCGACATTCATGATGTCGATACGATGCTGG
This region of Massilia sp. PAMC28688 genomic DNA includes:
- the nirD gene encoding nitrite reductase small subunit NirD encodes the protein MHRDIHFDSWTAVCALDEIVPNTGVCALVAGQQVAVFHVAGADNAVFAIGNYDPNSGASVISRGLVGNLGERIVVASPIYKHHFDLATGECLEAPEHSVPAYRARIEAGKVWVGL